The genomic DNA CTAACAAAATCTGATTAGCTATTGAACACAGATGGAACCAACACGGTTTCTACAGTTTTGTTCAAGCTTCTCAATCTTTCAGAAACTGCAAGCCAGGTGTTTGCAGAACATCAATATCAGGTTCCACCTCATGAGATGGCTTTTCGTCGTAACCTTCCTGTTCCAAATGCCGTTCGTTTCTGCTTACGCAGAAAAGCGTCCAAACATTTTGATCGCCATCAGCGATGATCAATCCTGGCCGCACACTTCGGCTTATGGTTCCAAGTTTGTGAAGACTCCCGCCTTTGATCGAGTCGCCAAAGAAGGCGTTCTATTCAACAATGCCTACGCAGCCTCTCCCGGGTGCAGTCCATCCCGAGCTGCGCTTCTGACTGGAAAGCATCACTGGCAAATCGAACATGCCGGAACGCATGCCAGCCTGTTCCCCAGGAAGTATCAAACATTCCCTGAAGTGCTGGGCGAGAACGGATACTTTGTTGGACTCACTGGAAAAGGGTGGGGGCCAGGGGACTTTGAAACAGCTGGATGGAAACAGAACCCAGCTGGTCCATCGTTTGACCAAAAGAAAACAAAACCTCCTTTTAAGAAAATCAGCGGGAAAGACTACGCTGCAAACTTTGCGGAATTCCTGAGCGAAAAACCGGAAGACCAACCATTCTGTTTTTGGTACGGTGCGCACGAACCACACCGCGCCTTTCAACAAGGCTCTGGCCTGAAAGCCGGTAAGAAACTGGAAGATGTTGAAGTCCCAGCGTTCCTGCCGGACCGCCCCGAAATTCGATCTGACTTACTCGATTACGCAGTCGAAATTGAATGGTTTGACCAGCACTTAGGAAAGATTCTCGATCAACTTGAAGAAGCTGGTGAGCTTGAGAACACACTTGTGATTGTGACTTCCGATAACGGAATGGCATTTCCGCGAGCGAAGGCAAACTGTTACGAGTACGGCGTCCATGTCCCGTTGGCAATTCGCTGGGGAAGCGAAATCGCAGCAGGTCGAACGTCGGATGATCTGGTTGGGTTTGTTGATCTGACCGCCACGATTTATGACGCGACGGAAGTCGCTCCTCCAGACGAAGAGTCCTCTCTCCCAGGTAAAAGTTTGGTCAACATCCTGAAGTCCGAAAAAGAAGGGACTGTCGACTCCACACGCACAGCAGTCTTCTCAGGTCGGGAACGCCATTCTTCTTCGCGATATTTAAATCTGGCGTACCCGCAACGATCAATGCGGACTAAGCAGCATCTGTATATCCGAAACTTTCGCCCGGATCGCTGGCCAGCTGGATCACCAAGAAAGCTCGACGAAAACGGAGGCCTGGGTCCGCAAGATGGTGGCTATCACGACATCGACGCATGTCCGAGCCTGTCGTATTTCATTGAAAACAAAACCGATCCAGAGATCGTCAAGTACTTTGACTGGGCCACTCAAAAGCGACCTGCGGTCGAGATTTTCGACATGGAAAAAGACCCCGCCTGTCTGAACAACCTCGCCGGAACGGAAGGCTTCGCTGAGACAGAAAAACAACTCGCACAACAATTCGAAGATTACCTGATCAAAACCAAAGACCCGCGTATCCTTGACGGGGGGGATGTTTTTGAAACCTACCATCGGGTCAGCGCAATTCGACAATTTCCAGCTCCGTCTCACGTTGAGTATTACGACACAGCGATGAGGAAAGAAGGGTGGATTCCCCTCTTCAATCGACGCAACCTCGACGGTTGGAAGGCAAGCACTCCGAGTGATTCCTTTGAAGTCGTCAACGGTATGATCAAGGCCCAGGCGACCAGCGATCAATCGCACCTCTTCTACACCGGTGAAGTGAACGACGCCGACTTCCAAGACTTTGAGCTTCTTGTCTATGTCATGACCACACCGGGATCAAATAGCGGAATTTACTTCCATACAGAATATCAGGAAGAAGGCTTCCCCGAAGTTGGACATGAAGTACAGGTCAACAGCACACACAAGAATCCAAACAAAACGGGAAGCCTGTTTACCGTCAAAGATGTGACCGAAACAGATGTTACCGACAATGTGTTTTACACCGAACTCATCACCGTGAAAGGGAACCGCGTCACAATTAAAGTGAACGACAAAACCGTTGTCACATATACCGAACCGTCGAATTACAAACACCCCAAGTTCTCGGGACGGAAAATCGACCATGGAACATTCGCACTGCAGGCACACGATCCGGACAGCACTGTCTACTTTCGCGAGATCTGGGTTCGCCCACTCGATGACAAGAAAACGGACGACCAGTAATAGTCGGTGCGAACCCGGTGAACTCCCGATCTTCCAGCCCTGGCAATCTCTGCAAAACGGCGACATCACGGTCTTCACAACTTGCAACATCGCCCTCAAAACTTAACAAAGCAGGGGACGCGTGTCGGAACCGCAAGCAGAATAAAATTGAGAATCCCGCGTGACTCTCTTCTCCAGGGCCACAGGCAACGACGCAATTTCTCTGCGAAAAGAGCCGAAAACCTGAATTGACGAGGTTCTCCTCGCAAGAATTTAATTCTGCGGCAATCGCTGATCAATATTGTCAGAATGGCCCGATCGAGTGATAATTGAGGAAAGCCGCAGCGAAGTCTGCTGCCGGCACTCTTCAAACTCGTTCAATACTCACCAGTTTTCACAATGTCGACCCGCATTCCAGTTCCTCCTCCACCAAGGAAGCGTCGCAACGACGACTTCAAGGAGGAAGATACACAGGCGACATCGCAGCGACCGAAATCTTTCGAAGTTCTCCCCCCCAGCAATAACTGGTGGGAAAGAGCTGTCGATCAGTTCAACGGCAACGAGGGTGCTGGCTACGCGATTTCTTTCGTTCTCCACATCATCCTGTTGGCGATGCTTTCGATACCGGTTCTGCATTCGTTCGATACGGACGACGGATTCACCACATTGATGGAGAACACAGCGAACGAGGAGCAAGTCATCTTTGACGCTCCGCTCGATACACTGATCGCGATGCCGGAAGAGAAAAGTTCAGAGAATCAGGTTCAGCAGGCGTTGCTCGACCCCATACTGAACAGCAATTACAACTTCCTTCCTCAGCCCAAGCTGGATAATCAAA from Thalassoglobus polymorphus includes the following:
- a CDS encoding sulfatase-like hydrolase/transferase, coding for MRWLFVVTFLFQMPFVSAYAEKRPNILIAISDDQSWPHTSAYGSKFVKTPAFDRVAKEGVLFNNAYAASPGCSPSRAALLTGKHHWQIEHAGTHASLFPRKYQTFPEVLGENGYFVGLTGKGWGPGDFETAGWKQNPAGPSFDQKKTKPPFKKISGKDYAANFAEFLSEKPEDQPFCFWYGAHEPHRAFQQGSGLKAGKKLEDVEVPAFLPDRPEIRSDLLDYAVEIEWFDQHLGKILDQLEEAGELENTLVIVTSDNGMAFPRAKANCYEYGVHVPLAIRWGSEIAAGRTSDDLVGFVDLTATIYDATEVAPPDEESSLPGKSLVNILKSEKEGTVDSTRTAVFSGRERHSSSRYLNLAYPQRSMRTKQHLYIRNFRPDRWPAGSPRKLDENGGLGPQDGGYHDIDACPSLSYFIENKTDPEIVKYFDWATQKRPAVEIFDMEKDPACLNNLAGTEGFAETEKQLAQQFEDYLIKTKDPRILDGGDVFETYHRVSAIRQFPAPSHVEYYDTAMRKEGWIPLFNRRNLDGWKASTPSDSFEVVNGMIKAQATSDQSHLFYTGEVNDADFQDFELLVYVMTTPGSNSGIYFHTEYQEEGFPEVGHEVQVNSTHKNPNKTGSLFTVKDVTETDVTDNVFYTELITVKGNRVTIKVNDKTVVTYTEPSNYKHPKFSGRKIDHGTFALQAHDPDSTVYFREIWVRPLDDKKTDDQ